One stretch of Gopherus flavomarginatus isolate rGopFla2 chromosome 2, rGopFla2.mat.asm, whole genome shotgun sequence DNA includes these proteins:
- the LOC127044954 gene encoding uncharacterized protein LOC127044954 — protein sequence MESSEQGAVGDVVEDGDSEGTGVEGDTPESQDTCSQDLFSSPEEASQSQQLEVDVEEEAEDRARGTLTTAAVSPASRRLQNLRRNPRKSKEELIKSVMSHYNRESRNTEEWREKTYEWRSSVQDWRKSVHEWRQTESRRKELSAKKTTKQMISLLSRQTESFESLVAMQTNMYRSNKQPSQRPLPCSPVFPQNSFLQQPVPYYPQLPPTPIRSPTSPDNYNSYSVHSTPTVLQHSNAEVQQTGNIDQNRTY from the exons atggagagttcagagcagggagcagtgggggatgttGTAGAGGACGGAGACAGTGAGggtactggcgtggagggagacaccccggagtcccaggacacatgcagccaggatctcttctccagcccggaggaggctagccagtcgcagcagctggaagttgatgtagaggaggaagctgaggatcgtgctcggg ggaccttgactactgcagccgtaTCACcagcctcacgtaggttgcagaacttgagacggaatcctaggaaatcaaaagaggaattgatcaagtctgttatgagccactacaacagagaaagtaggaatacagaggaatggagagagaagacgtatgaatggagaagcagtgtacaggactggagaaagagtgtacatgaatggaggcaaacagaaagcaggagaaaggaattgtctgccaaaaaaaccacaaagcagatgataagcctcctgtctcgccaaactgagtctttcgagtctcttgtagccatgcagacaaatatgtaccgtagTAACAAACAGCCCTCCCAAAgacctcttccttgttccccagtctTTCCACAAAacagctttctccagcagccagttccatattatccccagctgcccccaacacctataagatcacctaccagccctgataactataattcttactctgttcactccacccccactgttctgcagcatagtaatgctgaagtgcagcagacagggaatattgatcaaaataggacatattaa